A stretch of the Opitutales bacterium genome encodes the following:
- a CDS encoding SUMF1/EgtB/PvdO family nonheme iron enzyme, whose translation MDLVFSELQQAELLVDVVLSDTDDSTMLEMVSIELEGAGVTPRPGMHINVRPGALRVVANHQDYHSSEQMVQLSDRDKKKVLFELKPKPGVVVIADSIPTNTRFIVDGVTTEPQQTNSGRRFFALTPRVDHSIRVEARDFLPQEQTVQVSPNRQIDLDFSLERIPGPQGGASWSIPYLKGKYVWIEAGDFQQGSPLEEHARIPNEGPVRSVTVENSFWMGEAEVTQALYESIMGVNPSVSVGSQLPVDSVKWSEAMAFCKRLTDQERDVGRLPAGYVYRLPTEVEWEYAARAGSDSPYSWGSTATSSDGNFSGVYPRGFRSDTLIEREGVYGSQNVMSFQANSWGLYDMHGNVREWTLNRFRPRLNLLAEYTIPESETLRERTQRGGGWEDFAPRCRSAAREGVSEHIRSNSAGFRVILAPEIAD comes from the coding sequence ATGGATCTCGTCTTTTCGGAGCTCCAGCAGGCAGAATTGTTGGTGGATGTCGTCTTATCGGATACAGATGATTCCACAATGCTTGAGATGGTCTCTATCGAGCTCGAAGGAGCAGGAGTCACTCCGCGGCCAGGGATGCACATCAATGTGCGGCCCGGTGCACTGCGAGTTGTGGCGAACCATCAGGATTATCATTCATCGGAACAGATGGTTCAACTTTCGGACCGTGATAAGAAAAAAGTCTTGTTTGAATTAAAACCGAAACCTGGAGTCGTCGTGATCGCCGATAGCATACCCACGAATACCCGATTCATCGTGGATGGTGTAACGACAGAGCCGCAGCAAACCAATTCTGGCCGACGCTTCTTTGCACTGACTCCGCGTGTTGATCACTCCATTCGCGTGGAGGCTAGGGATTTTCTTCCCCAGGAGCAAACTGTCCAAGTGTCACCCAATCGGCAGATTGATCTAGACTTCTCATTGGAACGTATTCCTGGTCCGCAGGGAGGTGCATCGTGGTCGATACCCTATCTGAAAGGCAAGTATGTTTGGATCGAGGCGGGGGACTTCCAACAGGGAAGTCCTCTCGAGGAGCACGCTCGCATTCCTAACGAAGGCCCAGTCCGATCTGTCACGGTAGAAAACTCGTTTTGGATGGGTGAAGCTGAGGTGACCCAAGCTCTCTACGAATCGATTATGGGCGTCAATCCGAGTGTTTCAGTCGGAAGCCAATTGCCCGTGGACTCCGTGAAATGGAGTGAAGCTATGGCATTTTGCAAGAGGCTGACAGATCAAGAAAGAGACGTTGGGCGCTTGCCGGCCGGCTACGTCTATCGTCTGCCTACGGAAGTGGAATGGGAATATGCGGCGCGTGCTGGCAGTGATTCACCCTACTCCTGGGGTAGTACGGCGACTTCTTCAGACGGCAATTTTTCTGGAGTGTATCCTCGCGGCTTCCGCTCAGATACATTGATCGAGCGCGAAGGTGTTTATGGATCGCAAAATGTGATGTCTTTCCAGGCAAATTCCTGGGGTCTCTACGACATGCATGGAAACGTGCGCGAGTGGACGCTGAATCGCTTTCGGCCTCGGCTCAATTTATTAGCAGAATACACAATTCCTGAAAGTGAAACGCTGCGTGAGCGCACCCAGAGAGGTGGCGGATGGGAAGACTTCGCACCGCGCTGTAGATCTGCTGCACGCGAGGGCGTCAGTGAACACATTCGGAGTAATTCTGCTGGATTTCGGGTAATTTTGGCACCCGAAATTGCCGACTAG